In a genomic window of Oncorhynchus masou masou isolate Uvic2021 chromosome 4, UVic_Omas_1.1, whole genome shotgun sequence:
- the LOC135521478 gene encoding gastrula zinc finger protein XlCGF57.1-like isoform X1 has translation MSSLNISPPVKEEEVCWTEKEALGLNIVVKEEKEEEDVTVKQEVEGEAVTVKKEEKDVTVKEEEEKEEDVVFGVKMEGEITVTLKDEEVEIGDLINTREKRDYRGSSGNPQQPHDADEAEKSLYRSEHVKKHQRRSTGKGTHCCSDCGKRFTSSGIKIHQRIHTGEKSSGCDQCGKSFVQYSHLKIHQRTHTGEKSYCCTQCGKSFSHSTSLIPHQRTHTGDNPYSCDQCGKSFTQLSILISHQRTHTGEKSYSCDECGKIFTTSRNLTLHQSIHTREKSFSCTQCGKSFVQYSHLKIHQRTHTGEKPFSCTECGKSFSHSTSLISHQRTHTGEKPYSCDQCGKRFTQLSILISHQRTHTGERPYSCSQCGKSFTQLSNLISHQRTHTGEKPFSCDECGKIFTTYRNLTRHQRIHTGEKPFSCTHCGKSFTQQSNLISHQRTHTGEKPYSCDQCGKSFTQLSNLISHQRTHTGEKPYSCGQCGKSFATSGQLTIHQRTHTGETSCS, from the exons ATGAGCTCCCTAAACATCTCCCCTCCTGTTAAAGAagaggaggtctgctggacggagaaagaagctctggggctgaacattgtcgtgaaagaggagaaggaagaagaggatgtcacagtaaaacaagaagtagagggtgaggctgttacggtgaaaaaagaagagaaagacgttacagtgaaagaagaggaagagaaagaagaggatgtagtttttggagtgaagatggaaggagagattaCTGTCACATTGAAAGATGAAGAGGTGGAGATAggagatctgattaacacca gagagaaacgggACTACCGTGGGTCATCTGGGAATcctcaacaacctcatgatgctgacgaggcagagaagagtctctacaGATCAGAACACGTCAAGAAACACCAGCGGAGATCCACAGGGAAGGGaactcactgctgctctgactgtgggaagagattcacctCATCAGGCATTAAAATTCATCAgagaatccacacaggagagaaatcttccggctgtgatcaatgtgggaagagttttgttcaATACAGCCATCTGAagatacaccagagaacacacacaggagagaaatcttattgCTGTACTCAATGTGGTAAGAGTTTTAGTCATTCAAccagcctgataccacaccagagaacacacacaggagataatccttatagctgtgatcaatgtgggaagagttttactcagctaAGCATCCTGATATcgcaccagagaacacacacaggtgagaaatcttatagctgtgatgAATGTGGGAAGATTTTTACTACATCTAGAAATCTGACTCTACACCAGAGCATACACACAAGAGAGAAATCTTTTagctgtactcaatgtgggaagagttttgttcaATATAGCCATCTGAagatacaccagagaacacacacaggtgagaaaccttttagctgtactgaatgtgggaagagttttagtcATTCAACCAGcctgatatcacaccagagaacacacacaggagaaaaaccttatagctgtgatcaatgtgggaagagatttacTCAGCTAAGCATcctgatatcacaccagagaacacacacaggcgagAGACCTTATAGCTGttctcaatgtgggaagagttttactcagctGAGCAACCTGAtttcacaccagagaacacacacaggagagaaaccatttagctgtgATGAATGTGGGAAGATTTTTACTACATATAGAAATCTGACTcgacaccagagaatacacacaggagagaaaccttttagctgtactcactgtgggaagagttttactcagcaAAGCAAcctgatatcacaccagagaacacacacaggagagaaaccctatagctgtgatcaatgtgggaagagttttactcagctaAGCAAcctgatatcacaccagagaacacacacaggagagaaaccctatagctgtggtcaatgtgggaagagttttgctaCATCTGGGCAGCTgactatacaccagagaacacacacaggagagacatCCTGTAGCTGA
- the LOC135521478 gene encoding endothelial zinc finger protein induced by tumor necrosis factor alpha-like isoform X2, whose product MSSLNISPPVKEEEVCWTEKEALGLNIVVKEEKEEEDVTVKQEVEGEAVTVKKEEKDVTVKEEEEKEEDVVFGVKMEGEITVTLKDEEVEIGDLINTREKRDYRGSSGNPQQPHDADEAEKSLYRSEHVKKHQRRSTGKGTHCCSDCGKRFTSSGIKIHQRIHTGEKSSGCDQCGKSFVQYSHLKIHQRTHTGEKSYCCTQCGILVVRALGRHCKPEFVLN is encoded by the exons ATGAGCTCCCTAAACATCTCCCCTCCTGTTAAAGAagaggaggtctgctggacggagaaagaagctctggggctgaacattgtcgtgaaagaggagaaggaagaagaggatgtcacagtaaaacaagaagtagagggtgaggctgttacggtgaaaaaagaagagaaagacgttacagtgaaagaagaggaagagaaagaagaggatgtagtttttggagtgaagatggaaggagagattaCTGTCACATTGAAAGATGAAGAGGTGGAGATAggagatctgattaacacca gagagaaacgggACTACCGTGGGTCATCTGGGAATcctcaacaacctcatgatgctgacgaggcagagaagagtctctacaGATCAGAACACGTCAAGAAACACCAGCGGAGATCCACAGGGAAGGGaactcactgctgctctgactgtgggaagagattcacctCATCAGGCATTAAAATTCATCAgagaatccacacaggagagaaatcttccggctgtgatcaatgtgggaagagttttgttcaATACAGCCATCTGAagatacaccagagaacacacacaggagagaaatcttattgCTGTACTCAATGTG gtatcctagtggttagagcgttgggccgtcattgtaagccagaatttgttcttaactga